The DNA window CGATTCCATGCTGTCGGCATAGAACTTGGCCTTGAGCTTCTTGTTGGCCTTGGCTTCGACCGAGTGGCAGCCGTAGCAGCTTTCGACAAGCACGGGACGGATTTTGGTCTCGAAGAACTCGATCCCTTCTTTGGTGGGCTCGGCCGCCCGGGCGGGCGACACCCAGAGCCCGGCCAGCAGCGCCAGTCCGCCAGCGGTCAGCCGTGGAAGGTTTCGAATCATCGGGACGACTCCTTTTCCCAGCCTGAACCGGGACTTACGTACAAGACAACCAATCAGGACGAGCAAACCCGGGGCCGAGTTCGAAGCGGGAATGACGACGCGGGCTTGTCCGGCTGATTGTACTACCGGCCGATGCGGCAAACGATGAACGTTTTTGACGCATTCCGAGGACAAAATCAGTTCACCACATCGAACCGTCGCCCGGCGGAACTTCCATCACAAGCGGGCCGAACGCATGGCAGAGGCGAGCATCACGCGAACCGAAACAAGCGTTTCATCTTCCCCATTTTTATGACAATCGGCATGAATCGAGCCGCATTTCGGGCATGTGCCGGCGATTCCGCTTTGCGTCGGAATGCGGCGCGATAATTTGCAGTTCTGTGATCGATCAAGCCGATGCACCTCGCTGGTGCGGACTCTTATAGGACTGCGCGGCTGGCCGCGCCGGCGATCGACCGCCCCCGTCGGGACTTGCCGTCCCTGCCCGCCGGTCACCTTTTCCAGTGCTGGAGGAATCATGTCTGCTTTGGCTTTGCGCTCGTTGGTCTTGTGTCTTATCGCGATGTCCGCCGGTTGCGTGGTATCGAAGGAAGAGTTTGATGCCGTGGTCGTCGAGCGCGACGAGCTTTCAAAGAAGCTCACCCAGACCGCATCGGAGCGCGACACCGCCCAGGCCAACGCCGGCAAGACCGCCGACGAACTGAAAAGGGCGACCGCCGACGGCGAACAGGCCAAAACCGAACTGGCTGGCACGAAGGAAAGGCTGTCGGTCAGCGAGGCCAAGGCGACCGACCTGGAGAAGGCGTTCAAGACGTCGCAGCAGACGATCTCGGAGCTGAACGCCGCCAGCCAGAGCGATGCCACCGCCATGAAGAAGACGCAGGACGACCTTGCCAAGGCCAAGGCCGATGCCACCCGGCTGTCGTCCGAACTGGAACAGGCCAAGGCCGCCGCCGACAGCGCCGACAAGGCGCTCAAGACCGCCGAAGCATCGAACAAGAAGCTCGTCGAAGAGATCGCCGTGCTGACAAAGCAGGCAAACGACAGCAAGACAGCGATCAGCGACGCCCAGGCAAAGGCGACCGCCAGCGCCCGGCAGCTCGAGACGGCCAAGTCGGCGCTGGACGCCGAGACGAAGAAGGTCGCATCGCTCGAAAAAGCCCACGCCGACGCCAGGAAGGAACTGACGACCGCGCAGCAGAAGATTTCCGACTTGGAGAAGAAGGCCGCCGACAAGACCAAGAACGCGCAGTCGGCGAAGAACGACAAGAAGACGACCGCCACCCCCGCGGAATAAGACTTCGGACGACCGACGTTCGATCAACGACAACGGGCGACCCGCCTTTACCGGCCGGTCGCCCGTTTCCTTTTGACGCGGCACGACATCTTTGCAGCGCCGCTCGGCGTCGGTCCGATAGTGCGTCCATGCGACGCTGTTTCGGCTGTACAGACTTCTCGAGCGAAGGCTTCGCGGTACTCTCGCGCGCCGCCGCCAAAAGTGCTTCAGCGCGGCTGCGAAACATGGGGGTGCTGCGGGTTTCCAACGACTGGCGTCGCCGGCTGAACGTCTGCGGCGGATGTCCGCTTCACAGCGTCGTTAACGGGGTGGCCCACTGCGGCAAACCGCTGCTGACACAAATCCGCCGACGCCCCGAGCAAGGCTGCGGCTGCCCGGTCGAAGCCAAGGCCAGGCGGCCCGGCGAGCACTGCCCGGTCACCGCATCGCACGCACCGAGCAGCAGCGACGGGGCGTGTGACTGCAAGTGGTGCACTGCGCAGCGATGATCCGATGCTGTAACGCCCTACATCCCCACACCCTACGCCCCACTCTTTCCTTCACCCACCCAGCAACGCCTCCACCGCCCGGGCCAGACTCGTCTCCGGATTGCCCGGCGGGGCGACACGTTTGGCCGCGCGTTTCGCATTCTCGCTGGCGTGGCTCATCGCGATGCCCAGCCCGGCCCAGCCGAGCATTGGCACGTCGTTGTTGCCGTCGCCGAACGCCAGGGTCTGTGCCTGCGCGATCCCATAGTGTTTGGCGACGGCGGCCAGGCCGGCGGCTTTGGTCGCGTCGGGGGACGTGTACTCCAGCAGGTGCGGATCGGTGATCGTCACGATCGCCCGGCCTTCGAACCGGGCCGTCATCGATTCGAACATCCCTGCCAGGCGGTCAGGCTCATCGCACCAAAGCACTTTCTCGACCACGTCCGCCGGCGATGGCGGCAGTCGATCGACGTACACCAGATCGCCGCCGGTGTCGCGCTTCAGCTTTTCCGTCCAGTCGGTGGGTGCCGCGGAGAACGCCCCGCCGGGCGTGAACATGACCAGCCCCACGCCCATCTGCCGGCCGAGTTCGACCGTCTCGCCGGCCAGTGTGCGATCCAGCGGGGCGTGATGGATCACGTCGTCCCGGCTGGCGTGGCGGGTGAGTGCACCCTGGGCGGAAATCACGAAATCGTCGATCCCTAGGCTCTGAGCGTACCGAAGCATGTTGCCGTGCCGCCGGCCCGACGCCAGCACCACACGGCAGCCCGCGTCGCGCAGACGGTCCACCGCCAGCCGGTTGGCGTCACCGATCGCCTTGTCGGGTCCGGCGAGCGTGTCATCAATATCAATCGCAGCAAGTCGATACGGGAAAGGGTCAGACATCTGAGCGAATGATAGTCGAAAAGTGGAGGAGTGACGTAGAGACGCAGAGACACACACCCGCTGCATCTTCAATCCAGCACCGGTTCAACACGGCTGGCGCGGCAGAAGAATCACCACGGAGCGGCTGTGTGCTTTTTCAAGTGAACGCTCCAGAAAAGTTATGACGCGAACTTCGAGTCCCAATGGGTCTTGTTCTTCACCATCTCGTTCAGGATGACCAGCAGCTTACGCATGCAGGCGGTCATCGCGACTTGGTAATGCTTGCCACGCCCGACAAGACCATCGAAGAAACGCCGGAACTTGTCGCAGCGTTGCCGGGCATTGAACGTCGCCATGTACAGGCAGTTTCGAACGTGATCCCGCCCCCCGCGGATATGCCGCTGGCCGCGTTGCGTGCCCGAGTCGCAGTTGAGCGGCGCCAGGCCGACGAGCTTGGCGATCTCCTGGCGGTTGAGTTTACCCAGCTCCGGCAGGCTGGAGACCAGCTGGTTAGCCGTTTCGGGCCCGATGCCGGGCACCGAGTCGATGATCTTCGACGTATTGTGCCAGTCGTCGTCGCCTTCGATCAGCTTGGCGATCGCGCGGTCCAGATCCTCGATCTGCTGGTTGACCAGCCGCAGCAGCTTCGTGGACTGGGTGGCCGCCAGCGTGGGCAGTTGTCCCTGGCCGCGGTTGCGTTCGGCGACCCGGACCTGCACCAGGCCGCGACGCCGGGAGACCAGGTCGGCCAGAACCGTCTGTTTCTCCGGCGTTTTGGCGGTAATCCGCGGGTTGAGCGCCCGTCCGAACGAGGCGATGACCTGGGCGTCGATCGCGTCGGTCTTCTCGAGCCTGCCGTCGGCGACGGCGAAGGCGCGGACGTTCTTGGGGTTGACGACCGAGACGTTGACGCCGGCCTGAAGCAACGCGGCGGCCGCGGCGCGGTGGTACCGGCCGGTGGACTCCAGGACAACCAGGCGAACCTTGTGCTGACGCAGCGTGGCGACGAGGCGTGCGACCCCCTCGTCGTTGTTGCTGACTCGCAGCCGCTGGGCGACGACATCAATGAAGACGTCGAGCTGATCCTTGGCGACGTCGATGCCGGCGACCGGCAACGAGACATCGGACACCGCGGCGGACGGAACGGCGTTGCTGTTGGCTTCGTGCTGCATGGTGGCTTCCCTGCCTTGCGAATACGAACTCCGCCGCCGGGGCGACGGGTTCAGTCGGCTGTTCGGGTTAGTCGCACGCGACGAACGACGATCAGGCTCCGTGACGACGTCCATGACGGCGTCTGGGCACGAACGATCTGTCGTCCGCCGCCGCTTCGCGGGCTTCTCGCTACGCTTCGAAGCCCGCGAAGCGGCATGCGGCATTGAACCATCAGACGGTACGGAATCCAACATACAAGGCACGGAGACACGGAGGGGTGCCCGGCGGCCTTAAAATGCCCGCAAGATCCGAAGGCCGGGCTTCTGTACTGAGCTTTCCCATATCAGTTAAAACGCGGAAGAGTCAAGTTGTCCTCCGTGTCTCCGTGCCTCCGTGGCGCTTTCGTTTTCCCCGGCGCACGACAGGTTGCACACGCCTCCGCATCGCTTCATCTCCCCACCTCTGTTTCTCTGCTATTATCCCCCGCCCATGGACCGCGTCCTCATTTTCGCCAACCCGATCGCCGGACGTGGTCTGGGCGAAGCGATCGCGTATCGCATCCGCGAAGGCCTCGCGGCCGGCGGTTATGACGCCCGCATGTGGCTCCTGCCGCCGACCGAGCTGACCGAAGACGACCTGCCGACCGGCGTCACCGCGGCGGTGGCGATCGGCGGCGATGGCACCGTGCGCGCCGTCGCCGAACGCCTGTACGTGCTGGCGACCGCCGCCGGCCGCGAAACCCCCCCGCTGCTGATCATTCCGCTGGGGACGGCCAACCTGATGGTGCGGCATCTGGGCATCGACTGGGACGACGACCACTTGGAATCGCAGGTCGTCAGCGCCATCCGCGACGGGCAGATCGTCTGGGTCGATGCCGCCCGCTGCAACGGGTCGCTCTTTCTGCTGATGGTCGGCGTCGGCTTCGACGCCGCCGTCGTCCACGAATTGAGCCGCGTCCGCCGCGGGCCCATCAGCTACGCCAGCTACGTTCTGCCGGCGGCGACGGTCGCGGCCAGCTACCGGTTCCCGCCCGTCCGCGTGGAGGTGGACGGCAAGATGGTCTTCGGCCCGGAAGACGGCGTCGTATTCGTCGGCAACGTGCGGGAGTACGGCACCGGCTTCCCCTTCCTGCCGCAGGCCCGCCCCGACGACGGATTGCTCGACATCTGCGCCATGCCCTGCTCGAACCTCCTCGACGCGGCCCGGCTGTTTCTGCTCGCCGCCGCCGGGGAACACATCCATGAGGAAGGCGTCGTCTACCTCAAGGGCAGGCGCGTCCGCATCGACAGCCCGCTGACCCCCGCAGGCGTCCCCGTCCAGATCGACGGCGACGCCGCCGGCCACACGCCCGTTGAGATCGACCTGATGCCCGTCCGCATGCGGCTGATCGTGCCGCGGTAGCCATTAAACCGTGACAAGTCACAACCCAAAGTGGACAATCCGGCGATGGACCTCCAGATCAACCCCGCGCGCCCGTTCGTCATCGCCGGCCCTTGTGTTATCGAGTCGGCCGAGCTTTGCCTGACGATCGCTTCCCACGTCAAAAGCGTCTGCGACAAGCTCGGCCTGACTTACATCTTCAAGGCGAGCTTCGACAAGGCGAACCGGTCGGCGAACGCGAGCTTTCGCGGGCCGGGACTGACCGACGGGCTTGTCGTGCTGGCGCGGATCAAGAAAGACCTCGGACTTCCGGTGCTTACCGACGTCCACGAGCCCGACCAGGTGCCGGTCGCGGCGAAGGTGGTGGACATCCTGCAGGTGCCGGCGTTTCTAGCGCGGCAGACCGATCTGCTGATGGCGTGCGGGCACACCTCGTGCTGGGTCAACATCAAGAAGGGGCAGTTCATGAGCCCCCAGGAGATGACCAACGCCGCCGACAAGGTTCGCGCCGCCGGCAACAGCCGCATCATGCTCACCGAGCGGGGCACGTTCTTCGGTTACAACCGGCTGGTGAACGATTTCACCGGGCTGGACGTGATGAAGAAGATCGGCTGCCCGGTCGTGTTCGACATCACGCACAGCACGCAGCAGCCGGCCGGGCTGGGCAGCTCGTCAGGCGGAAACCCGCAGTATTCCCCTCTGCTGGCCCGCGCCGCGATCGCCGCCGGCGTGGACGGCCTGTTCCTCGAGTGCCACCCCGATCCCAGGAACGCCAAGAGCGACGCGGCGACCATGCTCGGCCTGGACGCGGTCGAGCCGCTGCTGAAGTCGTGCGTGCAGATCGCGGAGTTGCGCAAGCAGTGGGAGCAGTGATGGTCCGGGGGGCTGGCCCAAGAACACTCGCTGCACTCCAAGCCTGCCACGCATCACGCTGGAGGCGGAATCAAGATTATCCTCGGTGGCACCTCGGTCCCCGGCGGGCTTGGCCGCCACTCCGCAACGTCACGATACAACTTGGCGAGAGCCGACTCGAACTGACGCCGGTCAAACGACACCGGTTCCACGGCGGCGACGATCCGCCGGCCATGACGCCACGTGGAGAAGTTGGAGAATGTTATCGTCTCGGCGTTGGCGACGACGTCGGCACTGACGCCGCTGCATGCGAAATGCCCGCAGCCGCAAGCGAGCATGATGGCGTTTTGCACGCCGTCCTGCCGGGCGGCGTCGCCCAGAACCGTGTCTTTGATCTGGTAGTCGCCGCCGAACCAGGGAAGTACGTCGTCAAACCCCTCATCGCCAAGGTCGGCCATGATTCGCGCGCCGAGATCTTCCCCGTCGACGTGAAACTCAACGAACACCTCCCCGCAGCCTTCCCTAATCTTTAGAACCAGTGTGGCCACAGGGACCTCTGCGTGAGCGAACCGCACGTTCTACCCGACCGGGCTACACGGGCAAGCGTACTTGCCCATGCCACACGACGGTCGTCTTGCCCGTGCGTCGTCGGGGCTGTTGCGGCAGAAACGAACGTGACAGATTCTTCTTGAACGCCAAACCTACACCCGTACAATATACGAACATTCTAACGCCAACGACGCGGGTGGTCAACTCCGAAATATCGGGTGCTCGCGTCCGGCGGGTCGGTCATTCGCCGCGGCTTCCCGGCCGCGAAAGGGGTCTTTATGGAATCCGTGGAAACGAACCTGGGCGCGCCTGTTGGCGTTGCGGTCATGGATAGCCCGGTGGATCCGGACGTCGGCAACCTGCCACCGGCGTCGCCGGTCGGTGCCGGGGACAACACGGCTTGCGCCGACAACAACCCGGCTAGCGCAGACGGCAACGCGGCTACTGCCGATGGCAACGCGGATGGTGCCAACAGCAACGAGACCGCCGCGGCGCGTCGCTCGCGGGCCGAGCAGTCGCGCATCAACGGGGCCAGGTCGCGAGGGCCGACCACCGATGCGGGTAAGTCCGTCGCGGCGCAGAACGCCTGGAAACATGGGCTGCGCGCCCGGGGCCAGTTGCTCCCTGATGAAGACCCCGCGGTGTTCGACGCGTTCGTCGCCTCCTTTCGCGACGACCTCGGCGCCGTCGGGCCGTGCCAGGTCATCCTCGCCGAGCGCGTCGCGGAAATGGCGTGGAAGCTCCAGCGGATGCCCGTCGTCCGGTCGGCGGTGCTCTGCTCGCGGCGCGACAAGCAGCATGCTGCCGACGGCGGTTTCGGCGGAATGGATACGCTCGGCGATGTGATCGCCGAGCTGCGAATGGCCGACGCCAACGGCGGAATCGTCATGCTGCTGCAACGCTACGAATCGCAGATCGAGCGGTCGATGCAGGCGGCGCTGCGCGAGTTGCGAATCCTGCAGGGCGGGACGCGCAACAGCCGGGCGGTGGAACGGCAACGAGATTCGACGGCAGCCGTGGCTGCGGAGGTGCCGGCGGGTGGAATGCCCGATGATCGCAGAATGCCCGACGGGGGCGGAATGCCTGATGTAGCGCCGGCGGTAGCAGGGGTGACCGAGCATGCGCCGGCAACCATCCGAGCCGGCGAACCGGCAATCGCCGGTGACGACTGTCGGTCGGCTGCCGATTCTCGGGTTCGTTCGGCGAAGTCGGCTCGGGTTCGTTCGGCGGAATCGGATGAAACCCCGACGAGAACCGTCGCACCAGCGTCCTTGGTCATCGCTGGAGGTGTGGCGGGCGCGAACCTGACTTCTTCCACCGGGGCGGCGACTTTCCACCCCGACGACCTTTTGCCGGCGGATGGCATTTCTCGGGTTCGTTTGGCGGAAGGATTGCGCGGTCGGATCGCTCCGGATCGGTGCGACCACTACGGCAGGGGACGCTCCGCTCCGCGTCGCGGCTAACCCCGTGATCGTATTGCTAACCGGTTGCTTGTGGTGCAAACCGTTTGCTCAAGGTGCAGCGATGCGCGCTTCCGGACCGGTTAGCCGCGACGCGCAGCAGAGCGCGTGGGAACGTCGGACTTCGGGACGGGGAACCGAGCCGGAGCGTCCGGAGCATCGGTGGTCCCGAGATGCGCGTACGGAATGACTGGCGTCTGCGGAGGTTACTTCTGACGGAAGACGATGCGACCCTTGGTCAGGTCGTACGGCGAGAGCTCGACCTTGACGCGGTCGCCGGGAAGGATGCGGATGAAATGCTTGCGCATTTTGCCCGAGACGATGCCGAGGATTTCCTGCTCGGAACCGTCCAATTTGAGCTTGAACATCGCGTTGGGCAACGCGAGGGTGATTGTGCCTTCGACTTCAATAGGCTCAGACTTAGCCATGACCTGCTCCGCTTTTGGGGCGCCGCCGGGTGGCTCACGCCCTCCATTTGCTGTCGCCTGGGTAGACCCATCATAGTACGCTTCCCGAGGGATGGGTACAAGGACGGCGAATCGGCGAAGCCCGAGACGGGTGCGACACATTCCGCGCGGTCGAAAGAGGGATCACCACGAAGTGCATCATGAGGCCTCGGGCCTCACACCGAGATGATGAAAAGTGACGCCGATACCCAACAGGCCCGAAGGGTCGAGATTTGGCCTTCCCCACGTTTGGTGGGCGCTCACTGGGCAGGATACCCTCCTGCCGAAGGAGCTGGCCATGCGTCGTAGGAAGTTCACTCGTGAGTTCAAGCTGGGTGCCGTCAAGCTGGTGCACCAGCAGGGCCGATCGGTAATGCAGGCGGCTAAGGACCTCGGCGTCGATCCCAAGTGCATCCGCGAATGGATCGAGAAGTACACGGCCGATCCCGACTCGGCCTCGCCGGCGGCGATGGCCAAAGAGCTGCAGCAGCTGCGCACCGAAAACGCGCGTTTGCGAATGGAGCGTGAGATCCTAAAAAAAGCGACGGCGTTCTTTGCCAGCCAGCAGGAGTGAGGTTCGCCTTCATTGCCAGCACGCTCGACGACTATCCGCTGGCAGCGTGTTGCCGGGTGTTGTCGGTCACGCGCTCGGGCTTCTACGCCTGGAGGTGTCGTGCCGACAGCGAGCGACAGCGTCGGCGTCAGGAACTGCTCGTGCGGATCCGCGACGTGCACGAGGCCAACCGCCAGGTGTACGGCAGCCCGCGGATCTACCAGGTGCTCAAAAGCGAGGGGCAAAGCGTGTGTGAGAACACGGTCGCTGCCATCATGAAGCAGGCGCAGATCCGAGCCAAAGGTCGGCGTCGTTTCGTGCCGCGTACGACCGACAGCGGGCACGGGCAGCCGGTGGCGACGAACGTACTGGACCGGCAGTTCGCCGCCGAGGGTCCGGACCGCAAGTGGGTGGCGGACATCACCTACATCGAAACCGCTGAGGGCTGGCTTTACCTGGCGGGCGTGCTGGATCTGTACTCGCGGAAGATCGTCGGCTGGTCGATGACGCAGCACATGCGTACGGAGCTGGTGGCCGAGGCGTTGCAGATGGCGATCGCGCAGCGGCAGCCTTGCAAGGGCCTGCTGCACCATAGCGACCGAGGAGTACAGTACGCGTCGGAGGACTACCAGCATTTGTTACAATCGCACGGGATGGTGGTGAGCATGAGCGATCCGGGCGAGTGCTGGGACAATGCGACGATGGAGAGCTTCTGGAGCACGCTCAAGAGCGAGCTGATGGAAGGGACGAGGTATGCGACGCGGGCGGAGGCCCGGCAGTCGATCTTTGAGTACATCGAGGTGTTCTACAATCGAAAGCGGCTGCATAGCACGTTAGGCTATCAGAGCCCCGAATCGTTCGAGGCGAGCCGCAGTTAACCCAACCCGCGCCCACCAAACGTGGGGAAGGCCAATTCTATAGCCCAGGGCAACGCCCTGGGTTTGCTGGGCCGAGTGGTCAAAGGCCTGAAGGGCCGGAGTATCGAACGGCGTATCGCGGCCCTTCAGGCCTTAAGCGCATGGGCGTCTAGTCGTCCCAGGGCGTTGCCCTGGGCTATAGGATTACGGCCCGTTGGGCCTGCGTACCCGGCCGTCGAGCGCTATGTTCGGAGCAGGCACGGAGACGCGGAGGGCAACTCGAAGCGTCGGCGTTTTATCTCAGACGGAATCAGACTCGATGTGCATCGAAGCGCGGATTGTCAGCCTCTTGTCGCGGAGACACCCTGGGTCGCCGGATGCCCCTCCGTGTCTCCGGGCCTCCGTGGCGGCTTCTCTGCCGGATCCGATATCGAACGACTGCGCGCAAAAATGGAGGAGGCGGACCCACGACCGCCTCCTCCGGCACAACGCACTAAGGATTGTTGCAATAAGTTGTGTTCAGGCGCGGCGATCAGGCGGCGCTGGGAAGGTTTTCGAACTCGACCGCCACCCGGTAGCCAAGGGCGGCCGGCTCGCAGCGGACGACCCGGCCTCGGGCGCCCCAGCCGGACTGAAGCCCGGACGGCGGAAAGGTGACGGCGATCAGCTCGCCGGGGAAAAGAGCCGTGTCACTGAGGGCCGACAGCCCACCGGCCGACACGTCTCGCACCGCCAAGGCCAGCATCGGCTGGCGACGGGCGGGAATGGAGTGATCCAGGCGTTTGCCGGAGATGGTGATGTGCATCTCACGGCGAGGGAAGACGCGTCGCTCGCGGGCCTGACGGGCCAGCTCGACCTCGTCATCGCGAACCAGCCGCATGATCGGTCTGTAAACATCCGCCGACTTCTGCTTGAGCGCGACCATTCTTGCTCCCGTACGTGGACATGGGCGGTTTCGGATCGGCTTGGCTCCACGAAGAAGGCGCTGTTGCCCGTGCGGCCGACTTTGTGGATGCTCGCAGGTGTTGTCGACGTTGCCCGTCGTCGGACACCCGGGAAGCTCAAACTGCCGATCGTCGATCCCGTCCCGCGGCCGGCCCGTTGCCAACCGCTTTTTTCCGCTGCCCCATTTAGGGCACGCCCAAACCATCGGACGACTTGACATGGGGGTTTACGGCGATTCGGTCGGGTTGAGTCGGTGGATCACGGTCGATCGGGGCAAGGGAAGACGGAGGTTACCGGAGGACTTGCTTATCGGGCGGGGCTGTCAATACTGCCGCCGCCGCTGTTTCGGGCCGCCCCGGCAATTTGGCCCTACAGTCGATGCCAATTGACAACTTCCGACCCTTGGTTTGGCGTGAAGAAGACCTCATACTCCGGACGTTGCAATCGCGAAAGTATGTCCATACCTATGGTTATGGCCACTTGGAAGCACCGCGTTTTGATGTGAGTTCGGTTACCGCACGGATTGTCCCCCTATGTCGCACCTTTCTCCTGGAATCGTCTATCTCGTCGGGGCTGGTCCTGGCGATGTCGGGCTTATCACCGTCCGCGGGCGCGACCTGCTCGAGCAGGCGGATGTCGTCGTCTACGACTATCTGTCCAACCCGCTGCTGCTCGGCCACGCGCCGCAGGCCCGGGCGATCTACGTGGGCAAGAAAGCGGCACAGCATTCCATGACGCAGGACGAGATCAACGCCCTGCTCGTCCGCGAAGGACTGGCCGGCCACAAAGTGGTGCGGCTGAAAGGGGGCGATCCGTTTGTCTTCGGGCGCGGCGGGGAAGAGTGCGAGGCGCTGCACAACGCCGGCGTGCCGTTCGAAGTGGTTCCCGGCATCACCGCCGCCATCGCCGCGCCGGCGTATGCGGGCATTCCGGTCACGCATCGCGACTTCAACTCCAGCTTCACCTTCATCACCGGCCACGAGAAGGAAGAACAATATAAGGAAGACGAAGCCCGCACCCGCGAAGGCGGCGCGGCGAGCGATGTCGATTGGCCGAGCCTGGCGAAGCTGCCTTGCCTGGCGTTTTACATGGGCGTGAAATCGCTGCCGCGGATTTGCCAGCGGCTGATCGAAAACGGCATGCCGCCGGACATGCCCGCGGCGACGATCCGCTGGGGCACCCATCCGAAACAGCGGACGGTCGTCGGCACGATCGCCGACCTGCCGCAGAAGATCGCCGAGGCCAAGCTCGGCCCGCCGGCGATGACGATCATCGGCCGGGTGGTTTCGCTCCGCCCGGTCATGAACTGGTTCGAGAGCCGTCCGCTTTTCGGGCAGACGGTGGTCGTCACGCGGACGCGGCAGCAGGCGAGCGATCTTTCGAAGCAACTGTCGGCGCTGGGCGCGAACGTGCTGGAAGCGCCGACGATCGAACTCGCTCCGCCGGCCGACCTGATTCCTGTGGACGCGGCCCTGAAGTCGATCGGCACGTACGACTGGACGGTGTTCACCAGCGCCAATGGCGTGCGATATGTGAAGCAGCGACTGCTAGAGATCGGCCTGGACGCCCGCGCGTTCGGCAGATCGAAGCTTGCCGCGATCGGCGACGCGACGGCGGCAGCGATTCGGGAAGAGCTGTCACTGAAGGTCGATCTGTGTCCGCAGGCGTTCGTCGCCGAGGCGCTGGCCGACGCGCTGCGCGACGCCAATGAAGTAAAGGGTAAACGCCACCTGCTGCTGCGGGCCGACATCGCCCGGCCGGTGTTGCGGCAACGGCTGTCGGCGGACGGGTCGCTGGAAGTCAGCGACGTCGCCGTCTACGAAACCCGACCCGCCGCCGCCCTGCCGCCGACGCTCATCGACGCGCTCGCCGCCGGCGATGTGCAGTGGGTGACCTTCACCAGCAGCAGCACGGCGAAGAACTTCGTGGCGTTACTGGGCGATGACTACAAGGCAAAGCTGGCCGGCGTGAAGATCGCCAGCATCGGCCCGATCACGACCGCAACACTGAAAGACCTCGGACTGGAACCGACGGTGCAGGCGGAGACGTTTAACTTGCAGGGGCTGCTATCGGCCCTCAAGTAGGGCGGGCACTGCCCGCCGAAGAGACCGTTCCATGACCTTCGGCAAGGAGGAATGGTGGTGCCGGGCATGCCTTCCGGCGGACAGTGCCCGCCCTGCACGCGCTCTACGCTGCGAAGACTTCGCTGGCGTAAACAAGACCCTGTCGGTGCGCGTCGATCGCGGACATCGTCGCCGGCGAGCCTTTTTCGATCGCCTGCTCCAGCACCAGGTGAGGGCTGACGTCCATCGACTTGAGCGTCGCGTGCAGTCGCTTGTAATCGATATCCCCGGGGCCGAACGCCTCGGACCAGATGCCGTTCTTTGACTGACGGATGTGCAGTTCCACCACGCGTTTGCCATAGAGCTTGACGGCATCGAACAGCGCGACCTGCGAGTTACCCGAACCACGGTAAATCCAATGCGCATCGAGACAGAACTTGACCAACTCCGGATCGGTGCCGGCGAGCATGTGGTGAAACTCGCGGGCGGCGTTTCGCAGCTCGATGTCGTGGTTGTGATAC is part of the Humisphaera borealis genome and encodes:
- the cobA gene encoding uroporphyrinogen-III C-methyltransferase, which gives rise to MSHLSPGIVYLVGAGPGDVGLITVRGRDLLEQADVVVYDYLSNPLLLGHAPQARAIYVGKKAAQHSMTQDEINALLVREGLAGHKVVRLKGGDPFVFGRGGEECEALHNAGVPFEVVPGITAAIAAPAYAGIPVTHRDFNSSFTFITGHEKEEQYKEDEARTREGGAASDVDWPSLAKLPCLAFYMGVKSLPRICQRLIENGMPPDMPAATIRWGTHPKQRTVVGTIADLPQKIAEAKLGPPAMTIIGRVVSLRPVMNWFESRPLFGQTVVVTRTRQQASDLSKQLSALGANVLEAPTIELAPPADLIPVDAALKSIGTYDWTVFTSANGVRYVKQRLLEIGLDARAFGRSKLAAIGDATAAAIREELSLKVDLCPQAFVAEALADALRDANEVKGKRHLLLRADIARPVLRQRLSADGSLEVSDVAVYETRPAAALPPTLIDALAAGDVQWVTFTSSSTAKNFVALLGDDYKAKLAGVKIASIGPITTATLKDLGLEPTVQAETFNLQGLLSALK